From Enterococcus mediterraneensis, the proteins below share one genomic window:
- a CDS encoding GyrI-like domain-containing protein encodes MSEKIEWRKSEPRYKTKKPELLLLPQQSYFMIDGLGDPNKEDFQRRVAALYPAAYAIRMSQKNDWEIPDFQLYTVYPLEGYWTVQEQYYGQELQKDHFAYTLMIKQPDFVTPAVAAEALERAKSKIPEDLFSEIRFETILEKEVAQVLHIGSFDDEPATFERLHQFIEESGYQRISKDHKEVYLSDPRKVAPEKLKTILQVEVAKI; translated from the coding sequence ATGAGTGAAAAAATCGAATGGCGCAAATCAGAGCCAAGATACAAAACGAAAAAACCAGAACTGCTTTTATTACCGCAACAATCATATTTTATGATCGACGGTCTCGGGGATCCGAACAAAGAAGATTTTCAAAGACGTGTAGCGGCATTGTATCCTGCCGCTTATGCGATCCGCATGAGCCAAAAGAATGATTGGGAGATCCCGGATTTTCAGTTATACACGGTATATCCTTTAGAAGGCTATTGGACCGTTCAAGAACAGTATTATGGACAAGAGCTGCAAAAAGATCATTTTGCCTATACGCTAATGATCAAACAACCAGATTTTGTGACTCCTGCAGTCGCCGCAGAAGCTTTGGAACGGGCAAAAAGCAAGATCCCGGAAGACTTGTTCTCAGAGATCCGTTTTGAGACAATACTGGAAAAAGAAGTAGCGCAAGTCCTGCATATCGGCAGTTTTGATGATGAGCCTGCAACGTTTGAACGCCTGCATCAGTTCATCGAAGAGTCCGGGTATCAGCGAATATCTAAAGATCATAAAGAAGTCTATCTGAGTGATCCGCGGAAAGTAGCGCCAGAAAAGTTGAAAACGATCCTGCAAGTAGAAGTTGCGAAAATTTAA